Proteins found in one Pseudomonas sp. P8_241 genomic segment:
- a CDS encoding CopD family protein, with product MTPFSLIYSLHVLAALVWVGGMFFAWMVLRPAALKALEGSARLKLWVEVFQGFFRWVWVAVVLLPVSGVGMLHLQFNGFEAAPRYVQVMMGLYVVMTALFIRIQALMLPELRTAVQAQDWSAGAAVLGRIRKLVGINLLVGLALVAIAAVRPVF from the coding sequence ATGACACCTTTTAGCCTCATTTATAGCCTGCATGTACTGGCCGCACTGGTGTGGGTCGGCGGCATGTTTTTCGCCTGGATGGTCCTGCGCCCTGCGGCGTTGAAGGCATTGGAAGGCTCTGCCCGGCTGAAGCTGTGGGTAGAAGTGTTTCAAGGATTTTTCCGCTGGGTCTGGGTGGCAGTGGTGCTGCTGCCAGTCAGCGGAGTCGGCATGCTGCATCTGCAGTTCAACGGTTTTGAAGCCGCGCCGCGTTACGTGCAGGTGATGATGGGCTTGTATGTGGTGATGACGGCGTTGTTTATCCGGATACAGGCGCTGATGCTGCCGGAACTGCGCACGGCCGTGCAAGCGCAGGATTGGTCGGCAGGGGCCGCAGTGTTGGGGCGGATCCGCAAGTTGGTGGGGATCAATCTGCTGGTGGGGTTGGCTTTGGTGGCGATTGCTGCGGTACGGCCGGTTTTTTGA
- a CDS encoding collagen-like protein: MRKLCLLAVLISPLACAQVVSVETNSLMRLPNTASTLQLERLEVADYGTLLIPSNVTEVTVGELHLGRDARIAIVPGEQVLALKVHRADLSEGSQITARGAPGTYQKAARSGRNLDLQIKTLNAQQLQVDARGGAGAPGFVGLDGANGQNPGCTWGQAGRGADGSDGSNGQPGAPGALVKLVVPRDYPVDRIKVQVAGGAGGLAGPGGKPGAGGKAKGCFVYEADGGKGGKPGAEGQPGPEGAAGSVTVQRL; this comes from the coding sequence ATGCGTAAACTCTGTCTGCTTGCCGTACTCATCAGTCCTTTGGCCTGCGCACAGGTGGTAAGTGTCGAAACCAATTCGCTGATGCGCTTGCCCAACACCGCCAGCACCCTGCAACTCGAACGCCTGGAAGTCGCCGATTACGGCACCTTGCTGATCCCCTCGAACGTGACCGAAGTCACTGTGGGCGAATTACACTTGGGGCGTGACGCGCGCATCGCGATCGTGCCCGGCGAGCAGGTGTTGGCGTTGAAGGTCCATCGGGCTGATTTGTCCGAGGGCAGCCAGATCACGGCTCGTGGTGCGCCGGGAACGTATCAGAAAGCGGCCCGTTCGGGGCGTAACCTGGATTTACAGATCAAGACCCTGAACGCGCAGCAACTGCAGGTGGATGCTCGCGGTGGCGCCGGAGCTCCCGGCTTTGTCGGACTCGACGGAGCCAATGGTCAGAATCCGGGATGCACTTGGGGCCAGGCCGGTCGTGGTGCCGATGGCAGCGACGGCAGTAATGGCCAGCCTGGCGCGCCGGGGGCTTTGGTCAAGCTGGTGGTGCCGCGTGACTATCCGGTAGATCGGATCAAGGTTCAGGTGGCCGGCGGTGCCGGTGGTCTGGCCGGGCCTGGCGGCAAGCCGGGGGCGGGTGGCAAAGCCAAGGGTTGCTTCGTTTACGAGGCTGATGGTGGCAAGGGCGGCAAGCCAGGAGCTGAGGGTCAGCCTGGGCCCGAAGGCGCAGCGGGTTCGGTGACCGTGCAGCGGTTGTAA
- a CDS encoding DUF1145 domain-containing protein — protein MNALWGLGKLLTLLFWLVVLFNLLSPFVFPLHPLVNLAGGLLAFFHLLEVLLCNRSLKGRAHPWRDRLKIVIFGVFHLQTIPAPTAPKASHA, from the coding sequence ATGAACGCGTTATGGGGGCTGGGGAAGTTGTTGACCCTGCTGTTCTGGCTGGTGGTGCTGTTCAATCTGCTCTCGCCGTTTGTTTTTCCGCTGCACCCTCTGGTCAATCTGGCCGGTGGCCTGCTGGCATTCTTCCATCTGCTTGAAGTGCTGCTGTGCAATCGCAGCCTCAAAGGTCGCGCGCACCCTTGGCGTGACCGCCTGAAGATTGTCATTTTCGGCGTTTTCCATCTGCAAACCATTCCCGCCCCCACCGCACCTAAGGCTTCCCATGCGTAA
- a CDS encoding OmpA family protein produces MIFLTRTVLPVLLLGSLLTGCATHSDGTAPLNQRTWPICSLIGGLVGGGLGAIESAGWAGGGAALGILTGGLICYAQDGDEDSDGVFDRRDRCADTPENTPVDHRGCPLPQYPVNEKPAPVQSEVITLNDAGDVMFAFNQADLTPAAQSQLDGIMGKLEDAGVVSVKVVGHTDSVGADAYNQALSERRASSVADYLLLQGVAPSKVTSEGKGESQPIADNETEEGRAKNRRVELHINR; encoded by the coding sequence ATGATCTTTCTCACAAGGACCGTCTTGCCGGTTCTGCTTCTTGGCAGCCTGTTGACCGGCTGCGCTACCCATAGCGATGGCACTGCCCCTCTCAATCAACGCACCTGGCCCATTTGCAGCCTTATCGGCGGCCTGGTTGGCGGAGGCCTGGGCGCGATTGAAAGTGCCGGTTGGGCCGGTGGTGGCGCGGCGCTGGGCATCTTGACCGGCGGTTTGATCTGCTATGCCCAGGATGGCGACGAAGACAGCGATGGCGTTTTCGACCGACGCGACCGCTGCGCCGATACGCCCGAAAATACCCCGGTCGATCATCGCGGTTGTCCGCTGCCGCAGTACCCGGTCAATGAGAAGCCTGCCCCCGTGCAATCGGAAGTCATCACGCTGAACGATGCCGGCGACGTCATGTTTGCGTTCAACCAGGCCGACCTGACCCCCGCGGCACAGAGCCAGCTGGACGGGATCATGGGCAAGCTGGAGGACGCCGGTGTGGTCAGCGTCAAAGTGGTCGGCCACACCGACAGCGTGGGTGCGGATGCCTACAATCAGGCCTTGTCGGAGCGGCGCGCCAGCAGCGTGGCGGATTACCTGCTGCTCCAGGGCGTAGCGCCAAGCAAAGTCACCAGCGAAGGCAAGGGTGAAAGTCAGCCGATAGCCGATAACGAAACCGAAGAGGGGCGCGCGAAAAACCGTCGCGTAGAACTGCATATCAATCGCTGA
- a CDS encoding OmpA family protein, translating into MSIVRTALPLVLLTSLLTGCAGLQKTDWPTCAAVGGVVGAGLGATESSAWAGYGALLVGGTAAAYCWVHGDGDEDGDGVPDSRDKCPGTPKGVQVDADGCPPPAPVVEEAVVVKEETIVIRDVHFQFDKATLTSSDKAVLDKIATRLKAEAPTAQLTVTGHTDSVGSDTYNAKLSEKRAHSVVEYLIEQGVPRSNFVSVVGAGESQPVADNSTDDGRAQNRRTEIKIQR; encoded by the coding sequence ATGAGCATAGTTCGGACAGCATTACCCTTGGTTCTGTTAACCAGTTTGTTGACTGGTTGCGCAGGTTTGCAGAAAACCGACTGGCCGACCTGTGCGGCAGTCGGTGGTGTCGTGGGTGCCGGTCTCGGTGCGACCGAGAGCTCGGCATGGGCAGGGTATGGTGCTCTGCTCGTTGGCGGTACCGCAGCGGCTTATTGCTGGGTTCACGGTGATGGCGACGAAGACGGCGATGGTGTGCCGGACAGCCGCGACAAGTGCCCGGGTACGCCTAAAGGCGTACAAGTCGATGCTGACGGTTGCCCACCACCTGCACCGGTGGTTGAAGAAGCGGTTGTGGTCAAGGAAGAAACCATCGTCATTCGCGATGTTCACTTCCAGTTTGACAAGGCCACACTGACCTCGTCCGACAAAGCGGTCCTCGACAAGATTGCCACCCGCCTGAAAGCCGAAGCCCCGACTGCTCAACTGACCGTCACCGGTCATACCGACAGCGTAGGCAGCGACACCTACAACGCGAAGCTTTCGGAAAAACGCGCCCACTCGGTGGTTGAATACCTGATCGAGCAAGGCGTACCTCGCAGTAACTTCGTGTCGGTTGTCGGTGCCGGTGAAAGCCAGCCAGTGGCGGACAACTCAACCGATGACGGTCGTGCACAGAACCGTCGCACGGAAATCAAAATCCAGCGTTAA
- a CDS encoding DUF6231 family protein — MIAGNSSRTPQQALAALLDRYAPARLLLIGASEFPALEAFKLAHPDTFVACAAPGPLPAELAARRFDLALVVDCLEHLPKRDGLNLLGGIRNLNASRIAVLADLTACGWQETDFFSLALQASERFARDEQVLTLFTYDLLEYKQVPDWLNSRFWANPENFGKYWW; from the coding sequence ATGATTGCAGGTAATTCTTCACGCACGCCGCAACAGGCATTGGCTGCGCTACTTGACCGTTATGCCCCTGCGCGACTGTTGTTGATCGGCGCCAGCGAATTCCCGGCGCTGGAGGCATTCAAACTGGCTCACCCGGACACCTTCGTCGCGTGCGCCGCACCGGGACCGTTGCCTGCCGAGTTGGCGGCCCGCCGTTTCGATCTGGCCCTGGTGGTCGATTGCCTGGAGCATCTGCCCAAGCGTGATGGTCTGAATCTGTTGGGCGGGATCCGCAATCTCAACGCCAGTCGCATCGCGGTCTTGGCGGACCTTACGGCCTGCGGCTGGCAGGAAACGGATTTCTTTTCCCTGGCCCTGCAAGCCAGCGAACGCTTTGCCCGTGATGAACAGGTATTGACCCTGTTTACCTACGATCTGCTTGAATACAAGCAAGTACCCGACTGGCTCAATTCACGCTTCTGGGCCAATCCGGAAAACTTCGGGAAATATTGGTGGTAA
- a CDS encoding YchJ family protein, whose amino-acid sequence MSTSICPCGSGTLLDACCGHYHTGHPAPCAEALMRSRYSAYVLGLIDYLVATTLPALQAGLDRQSISDWSAQSTWLGLEVESSEVLGGQPEHAFVTFTARWHDSNGEHSHRERSSFVQIAGRWYFIDPTVQLKLGRNDACPCDSGQKFKKCCAGYFGA is encoded by the coding sequence ATGAGTACATCCATTTGCCCCTGCGGTAGCGGCACCCTGCTCGACGCCTGTTGCGGCCATTACCATACCGGTCACCCTGCCCCGTGCGCCGAAGCCTTGATGCGTTCGCGCTACAGCGCCTATGTGCTGGGCTTGATCGATTATCTGGTGGCCACGACTTTGCCGGCGCTACAGGCAGGCCTTGATCGTCAATCCATCAGTGACTGGAGCGCCCAAAGCACCTGGCTGGGGCTTGAGGTGGAAAGCTCGGAAGTGCTGGGTGGGCAGCCCGAGCACGCCTTTGTGACATTCACTGCGCGCTGGCATGACAGTAACGGCGAGCACAGCCACCGCGAGCGCTCATCGTTCGTGCAGATCGCCGGACGCTGGTATTTCATTGATCCCACTGTGCAGCTCAAACTCGGGCGCAATGATGCCTGTCCATGTGACAGCGGGCAGAAGTTCAAGAAGTGCTGCGCGGGATACTTCGGCGCATGA
- a CDS encoding LEA type 2 family protein produces the protein MTSHRRFLQTFTLFLFLGLGGCASWFSSDEPDPEVHLVKVEVVRARLLDQKFILHFRVDNPNDSDLTVRGLEYRIHLADILLAEGEHEQWFTVGPKHSVYFKVPIRTNLWPRAKDLVKQLKNPKQGIPYRLEGEMETGLFIAHYVHLTRNGVIIPADLIPE, from the coding sequence ATGACCAGTCACAGACGTTTCTTGCAGACCTTCACTCTGTTTTTGTTCCTCGGGCTCGGGGGCTGTGCGTCCTGGTTCAGCAGCGACGAGCCGGATCCCGAGGTCCACTTGGTAAAAGTCGAAGTCGTGCGGGCCAGGCTGCTTGATCAGAAATTCATCCTGCACTTTCGTGTCGACAACCCCAACGACAGCGACCTGACGGTGCGTGGCCTGGAATATCGCATTCACCTGGCGGACATCTTGCTTGCCGAAGGCGAGCATGAACAGTGGTTTACGGTCGGCCCCAAACACAGCGTCTATTTCAAGGTGCCGATCCGCACCAACCTGTGGCCCAGGGCCAAGGATCTGGTCAAACAACTCAAAAACCCCAAGCAAGGCATTCCCTATCGTCTGGAAGGTGAAATGGAAACCGGTTTATTCATCGCCCACTACGTGCACCTGACGCGTAATGGCGTGATAATCCCCGCCGATTTAATTCCGGAGTAA
- a CDS encoding SEC-C metal-binding domain-containing protein, which yields MTQQPHVHGPDCNHDHDHHQHDHDHDHGHVHGPNCGHAHQEPVRNALKDVGRNDPCPCGNGKKFKKCHGA from the coding sequence ATGACCCAACAACCCCACGTCCATGGCCCTGACTGCAACCACGATCATGACCATCACCAGCATGATCATGATCACGACCACGGTCATGTCCACGGTCCGAATTGCGGCCACGCTCACCAGGAACCGGTGCGCAACGCCTTGAAAGACGTCGGCCGCAATGATCCATGCCCATGCGGCAACGGCAAGAAATTCAAGAAGTGCCACGGCGCTTGA
- a CDS encoding cysteine hydrolase family protein → MELKTNAALIIIDQQKGILHPRLGRRNNSQAEERMLELLSHWRRTGRPVIHVQHLSRSEDSVFWPQQAGVEFQERFEPVPGERLIQKQVPDAFCSTQLEAALREAGIGQLVIVGVATHNSVESTARSAGNLGFDAWVVEDACFTFDKADFYGHAHSAEEVHAMSLGNLHGEYATVVGTATILKND, encoded by the coding sequence ATGGAGCTCAAGACAAACGCAGCACTGATCATCATCGATCAACAAAAAGGCATCCTTCACCCCAGGTTGGGTCGCAGGAATAATTCCCAGGCCGAAGAGCGCATGCTGGAGTTGCTGAGCCATTGGCGACGCACCGGCCGGCCGGTGATCCATGTTCAGCATTTGTCCCGGTCAGAGGATTCGGTGTTCTGGCCACAGCAAGCGGGGGTGGAATTTCAGGAGCGCTTTGAACCGGTCCCTGGCGAGCGATTGATCCAGAAACAGGTGCCGGATGCGTTTTGTTCGACGCAACTGGAGGCGGCGTTGCGCGAGGCAGGAATCGGGCAGTTGGTGATCGTCGGCGTCGCGACGCACAACTCGGTGGAGTCAACAGCGCGCTCGGCTGGAAATCTGGGCTTTGATGCGTGGGTGGTGGAGGATGCCTGCTTTACCTTCGACAAGGCTGACTTCTATGGCCATGCCCATTCAGCCGAGGAAGTGCATGCGATGTCGCTGGGCAACCTGCATGGCGAATACGCAACGGTCGTCGGCACCGCAACCATCCTGAAGAACGACTGA
- a CDS encoding penicillin acylase family protein: MASPALTHFLPRFGVAAAVAGVLSLTGCQTFNAQDTLPPTSGVQPLKGLAQNVSVRRNAMGMPLIESNSFHDALFALGYVHASDRITQMATLRLLAQGRLSEMHGAELLDADRYMRAVNLKKSAGELYKASSPRLKRFFEVYARGVNAYLFRYRDKLPADLAATGYKPEYWQPEDSALIFCLLNFSQSANLPEEVASLVLAQTVTTDKLAWLSPSAPDEKLPAAESEKLQGIKLNGQVPGLEQISKASAQLSDLNLLGATSSNNWAIAPQRSRSGKSLLASDSHGPLGVPSLFSYVQIRAPKYQASGVTVAGLPMVLAGFNGKVAWSMTSVMGDNQDLFLEKIKRQGNGLTYENAGKWQPVVVRNETYFVKGQRPIREAVYETRHGPLLNSAQGTTLANGFGLALQTPSFTDDKTLDAFFDLTRAQNIEKASDASREIRAIALNLVFADASNIGWQVTGRYPNRREGEGLLPSPGWEGRYDWDGYADPMLHPYDQDPAQGWLGTANQRVIPHGYGMQLSNSWSAPERGERLAELAGAGKHDSRSMIAMQYDQTTTFAAKLKKMFEAPGMSQPLKQAIDALPVTDRAKAHEAYSRLMAFDGKLAPASTDAAIYELFLQESTRQIFLDELGPQNSPAWKAFVADGKLSYAAQADHLLGREDSPFWDDVRTAQKEDKPAILARSLAAAISAGDSQLGADHKAWQWGKLHRYDWKNASGQTVRGPLPAGGDHTTLNTAAFAWGQDFNTTLAPAMRFIVDFGQTEPLMAQNGTGQSGNPASPNYLNSIEPWLKGQYMSLPMQPQNFDTAYGKARLTLTPGK, translated from the coding sequence ATGGCCTCGCCAGCCCTTACTCATTTTCTACCCCGGTTCGGCGTTGCCGCAGCAGTGGCCGGTGTCTTGAGCCTGACCGGTTGTCAGACGTTCAACGCCCAGGACACCCTCCCGCCCACCTCCGGCGTGCAGCCACTCAAGGGGCTGGCGCAGAACGTTTCGGTACGGCGCAATGCCATGGGCATGCCGCTGATTGAAAGCAACAGCTTCCACGATGCGCTCTTCGCTCTGGGCTACGTGCACGCCAGCGATCGCATCACGCAAATGGCCACCCTGCGCCTGCTGGCACAGGGCCGCTTGTCCGAAATGCACGGCGCGGAACTGCTGGATGCCGACCGCTACATGCGCGCCGTCAACCTGAAGAAAAGCGCCGGCGAGCTGTACAAGGCATCTTCGCCGCGGCTCAAACGCTTCTTTGAAGTCTATGCCCGAGGCGTCAACGCTTACCTGTTCCGTTACCGCGACAAGTTACCGGCAGACCTCGCGGCCACTGGTTACAAGCCTGAATACTGGCAACCGGAAGACTCAGCATTGATTTTCTGCCTGCTGAATTTCAGCCAGTCGGCCAACCTGCCGGAAGAAGTTGCCTCGTTGGTGCTGGCTCAAACGGTCACCACCGACAAGCTCGCGTGGCTGTCACCGTCCGCGCCCGACGAAAAACTGCCGGCGGCCGAAAGTGAAAAGCTGCAAGGCATCAAGCTCAACGGGCAAGTCCCGGGACTGGAGCAAATCAGTAAAGCCAGCGCACAACTGTCTGACCTGAACCTGCTGGGCGCAACTTCGTCGAACAACTGGGCCATTGCCCCGCAACGCAGCCGCAGCGGTAAAAGTCTGCTGGCCAGCGACAGCCACGGCCCACTGGGCGTTCCGTCATTGTTCAGCTATGTGCAGATCCGTGCGCCGAAGTATCAGGCCTCTGGTGTGACCGTCGCCGGGTTGCCGATGGTGCTGGCGGGCTTCAACGGCAAAGTGGCGTGGAGCATGACGTCCGTCATGGGCGATAACCAGGACCTGTTCCTGGAGAAGATCAAACGCCAGGGCAACGGCCTGACCTACGAAAACGCCGGCAAGTGGCAGCCAGTGGTCGTGCGCAACGAAACCTATTTCGTCAAAGGCCAGCGGCCGATTCGCGAAGCGGTGTACGAAACCCGCCATGGTCCGCTGCTCAACAGCGCCCAAGGCACCACGCTGGCCAATGGTTTCGGCCTGGCCTTGCAGACGCCGAGCTTCACCGACGACAAGACCCTGGACGCGTTCTTCGACCTGACCCGCGCCCAGAACATCGAAAAAGCCTCGGACGCCAGCCGCGAAATCCGCGCTATCGCCTTGAATCTGGTGTTTGCCGATGCCAGCAACATCGGCTGGCAAGTCACCGGGCGCTATCCGAACCGCCGCGAAGGCGAAGGACTGTTGCCCTCACCGGGTTGGGAAGGTCGCTACGACTGGGACGGGTACGCCGACCCGATGCTGCATCCCTACGACCAGGACCCGGCTCAAGGCTGGCTCGGGACTGCCAACCAGCGGGTCATCCCCCACGGTTACGGTATGCAACTGTCCAACTCGTGGTCGGCACCGGAACGTGGCGAGCGCTTGGCTGAACTGGCCGGCGCCGGTAAACACGACAGCCGCAGCATGATCGCCATGCAGTACGACCAGACCACCACGTTCGCCGCCAAACTGAAGAAAATGTTTGAAGCGCCGGGCATGTCCCAGCCTCTCAAGCAAGCCATTGATGCGTTGCCGGTGACCGATCGCGCCAAGGCGCACGAGGCCTACAGCCGCTTGATGGCGTTCGACGGAAAACTCGCACCGGCGTCCACCGACGCGGCGATTTACGAACTGTTCCTGCAGGAAAGCACACGGCAGATTTTCCTCGATGAACTGGGCCCGCAAAACAGCCCGGCGTGGAAAGCCTTTGTCGCTGATGGCAAGTTGTCCTACGCCGCGCAAGCGGATCACCTGTTGGGCCGTGAAGACAGTCCGTTCTGGGATGACGTGCGCACCGCGCAGAAAGAAGACAAACCGGCGATTCTCGCGCGCAGCCTTGCGGCAGCGATCAGCGCGGGCGACAGCCAGTTGGGCGCTGACCACAAGGCCTGGCAATGGGGCAAACTGCATCGCTATGACTGGAAGAATGCCAGCGGCCAGACCGTGCGCGGCCCTCTTCCCGCCGGCGGCGACCACACCACGCTCAACACCGCCGCGTTCGCCTGGGGCCAGGACTTCAACACCACACTGGCGCCGGCCATGCGCTTTATCGTCGACTTCGGCCAGACCGAACCGTTGATGGCCCAGAACGGCACCGGCCAATCCGGCAACCCGGCCAGCCCTAACTATCTCAACAGTATCGAGCCATGGCTCAAGGGTCAGTACATGAGCCTGCCGATGCAGCCGCAGAACTTCGATACTGCCTATGGCAAGGCACGGTTGACCCTGACACCCGGAAAGTAA
- a CDS encoding ligase-associated DNA damage response exonuclease codes for MDLVISRPEGLYCPAGDFYIDPWRPVERSVITHAHGDHARSGNQHYLAAAPGAGILRARLGQDINLQTLRYGERLLHHGVHLSFHPAGHVLGSAQVRLEYGGEVWVASGDYKIEPDGTCEPFEPVRCNTFITESTFGLPIYRWQPQAQVFAEINQWWQANAAADKTSVLFCYSFGKAQRILHGIDANLGPILVHGAVEPLNRIYREAGVHLPPTINATELKKSDPIMRKSLVLAPPSAGGSSWMRRFGDYSDGFASGWMRLRGTRRRRGVDRGFVLSDHADWPGLLWAIEQTGAERIMVTHGSVGVLVRHLCEQGLDAMAFSTEYGDDEEDAIAAAPERAEALP; via the coding sequence ATGGACCTTGTTATCTCGCGTCCCGAAGGCTTGTATTGCCCCGCCGGGGATTTTTATATCGACCCGTGGCGACCCGTCGAACGCTCGGTAATCACCCACGCCCACGGCGATCATGCCCGCAGCGGCAATCAGCACTATCTGGCCGCAGCGCCCGGTGCAGGCATACTGCGTGCACGGCTTGGCCAGGACATCAATCTGCAAACCCTGCGGTATGGCGAGCGTCTGCTGCATCACGGTGTGCACCTGAGCTTTCACCCAGCCGGGCATGTGCTCGGTTCGGCGCAGGTGCGTCTGGAATATGGCGGGGAAGTCTGGGTCGCCTCGGGGGACTACAAAATTGAACCGGACGGCACGTGCGAACCGTTCGAACCGGTACGCTGCAACACTTTCATCACCGAATCGACCTTCGGCCTGCCGATCTACCGCTGGCAACCCCAGGCACAGGTATTTGCCGAGATCAATCAGTGGTGGCAAGCCAATGCCGCCGCCGACAAAACCAGCGTGTTGTTCTGCTATTCCTTCGGCAAGGCCCAACGCATTCTCCATGGCATCGACGCCAACCTCGGTCCCATCCTGGTGCACGGCGCAGTGGAGCCGTTGAACCGGATCTACCGGGAGGCAGGCGTTCATCTGCCGCCGACAATAAATGCCACGGAACTGAAAAAAAGCGACCCGATCATGCGCAAGTCCCTGGTGCTTGCGCCACCGTCCGCCGGGGGCAGTAGCTGGATGCGGCGCTTTGGCGACTACAGTGACGGGTTCGCCAGTGGCTGGATGCGGTTGCGCGGCACTCGACGGCGGCGTGGCGTCGACCGTGGCTTCGTGCTGTCTGACCATGCCGACTGGCCCGGCCTGCTGTGGGCCATCGAACAGACCGGGGCCGAACGGATCATGGTGACCCACGGTTCGGTCGGGGTGCTGGTGCGTCATCTGTGCGAGCAAGGACTGGATGCCATGGCCTTCAGCACTGAATATGGCGACGACGAAGAGGATGCAATAGCGGCCGCCCCCGAACGTGCCGAGGCACTGCCATGA
- a CDS encoding ATP-dependent DNA ligase, producing MKAFAELYGELDASTSNNAKLAAMQNYFAQATPQDAAWAVYFLSGGRPRQLVPVRVLRELAVAYSGLSSWLFEESYQAVGDLAETISLVLPESPHSSTEGLATWVEQKLLPLRGETPQVLAHQLPALWAQLDRQSLMLCIKLITGSFRVGVSKLLVTRALASMAHLDSKRVAQRMVGYTDQTHRPDATSYQKLIAAESSDEHAQRGGQPYPFFLAHALSPSVEQFEALLGPVHHWQAEWKWDGIRAQVIKRDGRLWIWSRGEELVTDRFPELDSLLQELPDGTVIDGEIVAWKTAPPGTEETLDQQTPSVLPFALLQQRIGRKTLDRKILEAVPVVVLAYDLLEWQGEDWRNQPQSRRRSQLEQVVHACAHPLLRLSPLVSGDSWLDLARQREASRQLGVEGLMLKSRDALYGVGRTKDMGVWWKWKVDPFSVDAVLIYAQRGHGRRASLYSDYTFAVWDGPPDANERSLVPFAKAYSGLTDEEIRQVDNIVRKTTVEKFGPVSSVQPSLVFELGFEGIALSRRHKSGIAVRFPRMLRWRKDKSVDEADSLATLQDLLG from the coding sequence ATGAAAGCCTTCGCCGAGCTCTATGGCGAGCTTGACGCCTCGACGTCGAACAACGCCAAGCTGGCGGCCATGCAGAATTATTTTGCTCAAGCGACACCGCAAGATGCCGCGTGGGCAGTGTACTTTCTGTCCGGCGGACGCCCTCGGCAGTTGGTGCCGGTGCGCGTTCTGCGCGAACTTGCCGTCGCGTATTCCGGCCTGTCATCGTGGCTGTTCGAAGAGAGTTATCAGGCCGTGGGCGATCTGGCGGAAACCATTTCCCTGGTATTGCCCGAATCCCCCCACAGCTCGACCGAGGGACTGGCCACATGGGTCGAGCAAAAACTGCTGCCGCTGCGCGGTGAAACCCCGCAAGTGCTCGCGCATCAGCTACCCGCGTTGTGGGCGCAACTGGACCGCCAAAGTCTGATGCTGTGCATCAAGTTGATCACCGGCAGCTTCCGCGTCGGCGTTTCCAAGTTGCTGGTGACCCGTGCGCTGGCATCCATGGCCCATCTGGACAGCAAACGCGTGGCCCAGCGGATGGTGGGATATACCGACCAGACCCACCGCCCCGATGCCACCAGCTACCAGAAACTGATCGCCGCCGAATCGTCCGATGAACACGCCCAGCGCGGCGGCCAGCCCTACCCTTTCTTTCTTGCCCACGCCCTGTCGCCTTCGGTTGAGCAATTCGAAGCACTGCTTGGCCCCGTTCATCACTGGCAGGCGGAATGGAAATGGGACGGCATCCGTGCCCAGGTGATCAAGCGCGACGGACGTCTGTGGATCTGGTCGCGGGGTGAAGAGCTGGTCACCGACCGTTTTCCCGAGCTCGACAGCCTGCTTCAGGAGCTGCCCGACGGCACCGTCATCGATGGCGAAATCGTTGCCTGGAAAACCGCACCGCCCGGCACCGAAGAGACGCTCGATCAGCAAACCCCGTCGGTCCTTCCGTTCGCCTTGCTGCAACAACGCATCGGTCGCAAGACGCTGGACCGCAAAATCCTCGAGGCGGTGCCGGTGGTGGTCCTTGCCTACGACTTGCTCGAATGGCAAGGCGAAGACTGGCGCAACCAGCCTCAGTCCCGACGTCGCTCGCAACTGGAGCAAGTGGTACACGCCTGCGCGCATCCGTTGTTGCGCCTTTCACCATTAGTCAGCGGTGACAGTTGGCTTGACCTCGCTCGCCAGCGGGAAGCTTCACGCCAGCTCGGAGTCGAAGGATTGATGCTCAAATCCCGTGATGCCCTGTATGGCGTCGGCCGGACCAAAGACATGGGCGTCTGGTGGAAATGGAAAGTCGACCCGTTCAGCGTCGATGCCGTGCTCATTTATGCGCAGCGCGGGCATGGGCGGCGCGCCAGCCTCTACAGCGATTACACCTTCGCCGTCTGGGATGGCCCCCCAGACGCCAACGAACGCTCACTGGTACCGTTTGCCAAGGCCTACTCGGGTCTGACCGACGAAGAAATCCGCCAGGTCGACAACATCGTACGCAAGACCACCGTGGAAAAGTTCGGACCGGTGAGCAGCGTTCAGCCGAGCCTGGTGTTCGAACTGGGCTTCGAAGGCATCGCCTTGTCCAGACGCCACAAGAGCGGCATCGCAGTGCGATTTCCACGCATGTTGCGCTGGCGCAAGGACAAGTCGGTCGATGAGGCTGACAGCCTGGCGACGCTGCAGGATCTGCTTGGCTAA